In Corynebacterium guangdongense, one DNA window encodes the following:
- a CDS encoding GNAT family N-acetyltransferase produces the protein MSDVQFSFRETEPADLTYIKRLNYLADVFGDETVDPDPEQFLDANRFYLDAWTPERGGVLVSDHLGIPAGASWLIWGTEDLHGAGYVSPEIPELAIAVEKRYARRGLGGQLLERVAALAKELGAPGLSLCVHEDNGAAKGLYERRGFEFHGREADSPYIAMVRRFPDTG, from the coding sequence ATGTCTGACGTGCAGTTCAGCTTCCGCGAGACGGAGCCGGCGGACCTGACCTACATCAAGCGGCTCAACTACCTGGCCGACGTCTTCGGCGACGAGACCGTCGATCCGGACCCCGAGCAGTTCCTCGACGCCAACCGTTTCTACCTGGACGCGTGGACGCCCGAACGCGGGGGAGTGCTCGTCTCCGATCACCTGGGTATCCCGGCGGGCGCGTCCTGGTTGATCTGGGGGACCGAGGATCTCCACGGCGCCGGCTACGTGTCCCCGGAGATCCCGGAGCTGGCCATCGCCGTCGAGAAGCGTTACGCCAGACGTGGACTGGGCGGGCAGCTCCTCGAGCGGGTCGCGGCCCTGGCGAAGGAGCTCGGCGCGCCGGGGCTGAGCCTGTGCGTCCACGAGGACAACGGCGCGGCGAAGGGGCTCTACGAGAGGCGCGGCTTCGAGTTTCACGGCCGGGAGGCCGACAGTCCGTACATCGCGATGGTGCGCCGCTTCCCGGACACCGGGTAA